CCGACAGCCTAAGAACCAATCAGCCAAGTGTGCATCATACGATTGGGGACGAGGAATAGGGACGTGCCACAATTGCAATTCCACTTTCCAGCTTCATACATACCAGCGCCGCGGCGAGCGTTCGAAAGAATATTCTGCCCCGGAGACCGTATCCCCACCGGTAGGGGAGAAGGCCGCGGCTTGGTTTGAAGCCAGAGGTATCTCGATCAGTACCCTCGTTGACATGCAAGTTAGCGAGGGTATTGAATTTATGCCGCAGACTGGTAAAGAAGAAAACACTATCCAGTTCAATTACTTCATGGGTGGCCAACTGGTCAACATAAAGTACAGAGACGGCAGGAAGCACTTCAAGCTATTTAAAGGTGCTGAGAAGGTTTTCTATAACATCGACAACACCATAGGATATGATGATATTGTCATCGTTGAGGGCGAGATGGACGCATTAGCGTTATGGGAGGCAGGAATTAAATATGTGGTTTCCGTTCCAAATGGGGCAACACTGAATAATAACAACTTAGACTACCTGGATAATTGCATCGACTACTTCCTGGACAAGAAGCGCATAATAATAGCGGTAGACAATGACGGGCCTGGTGATATGTTACGCCAGGAATTGGTCAGACGTCTGGGCGCTGAAGCGTGCTTCATTGTAGAATGGGGAGATGTAAAGGATGCAAATGAATATCTATTAGCGCAGGGCAAAGACGCGTTGAAGCGTGTCGTCCTGGATGCCAAACCCGTACCGCTGGAGAACGTAGTGACGATGCGGCAGATCGAAGGAGAAGTGATAGACTTCGTCGAGAACGGGTTTAAACCTGGTTACCAGATAGGCCTTGACAACTTCGATGATATATTTTCCACCTATACAGGACAATTCATAACCGTGACTGGTATCCCGTCGTCTGGTAAGTCAGACTTCGTGGATCAAATGGCCGTAGGGTATAATATGAAGTATGGTTGGAAGATTGCATACGCCTCACCGGAGAACGTACCGACCTACCTGCATGCCCACAAGATAATGCGTAAGCTATGGGAAGGTATGCCTGACAAGTCAGAAGTACATTCTGAGAAGTGGAAATCGATAGTAAGTAACGTCAATGATAATTACTTCTGGATAGACATGGAACGTTATTCATTGGAATCAGTACTGAAGAAAGGTGCTGAGCTGGTGAAACGCAAAGGCATAAAGTGTCTGGTCATCGATCCATTCAATAAGGTACGCGATATAGACTCCCATACCGATGACGTCAACAAGTACACTATGGAATATCTTACGAAGATAGAAATGTTTTGTAAGAAGTACGATGTGCTGGTTATTGTTGTGGCCCACCCAACCAAGATGTACAAAACGCAGTCCGGTGAGATGGAAGAACCGACCATGTACAATATAAAAGGCGGTGGTGAATGGTATGATGCCTCTTATCATGGCTTGCTTGTGCATCGTGACTACGATCGTAAACTGGTCAAGGTGAAAGTCTTAAAGGTAAAGTTCCAGAACCTGGGAGAGAATGGTGCAGAGTGCTGGTTCTCATGGGATTATGCCTCAGGGCTGTATGTGCCTCATATTGAACAAACCTTCGTTGGTG
This window of the candidate division WOR-3 bacterium genome carries:
- a CDS encoding toprim domain-containing protein, translating into MHVENVEINGFKIDKFNQYDLEPGATQGKCPVCSHNRQPKNQSAKCASYDWGRGIGTCHNCNSTFQLHTYQRRGERSKEYSAPETVSPPVGEKAAAWFEARGISISTLVDMQVSEGIEFMPQTGKEENTIQFNYFMGGQLVNIKYRDGRKHFKLFKGAEKVFYNIDNTIGYDDIVIVEGEMDALALWEAGIKYVVSVPNGATLNNNNLDYLDNCIDYFLDKKRIIIAVDNDGPGDMLRQELVRRLGAEACFIVEWGDVKDANEYLLAQGKDALKRVVLDAKPVPLENVVTMRQIEGEVIDFVENGFKPGYQIGLDNFDDIFSTYTGQFITVTGIPSSGKSDFVDQMAVGYNMKYGWKIAYASPENVPTYLHAHKIMRKLWEGMPDKSEVHSEKWKSIVSNVNDNYFWIDMERYSLESVLKKGAELVKRKGIKCLVIDPFNKVRDIDSHTDDVNKYTMEYLTKIEMFCKKYDVLVIVVAHPTKMYKTQSGEMEEPTMYNIKGGGEWYDASYHGLLVHRDYDRKLVKVKVLKVKFQNLGENGAECWFSWDYASGLYVPHIEQTFVGEKMPWE